A stretch of Kwoniella dendrophila CBS 6074 chromosome 2, complete sequence DNA encodes these proteins:
- a CDS encoding thymidylate synthase, protein MASTSTAVNGNGVNGHERENPDHEEYQYLDLISRIISIGQSRPDRTGTGTVALFAPPSFRFSLSNGILPLLTTKRVFLRGVIAELLWFIKGSTDANLLSEQNVNIWEGNGSKDFLEKVGLGHRRKGDLGPVYGFQWRHFGATYKTADDDYNGQGVDQLQDVINKIKNNPTDRRIILSAWNPKDLSLMALPPCHMFCQFFVTLPENTGDKPKLSCLMYQRSCDLGLGIPFNIASYSLLTHMIALITDCEPHEFILQMGDSHIYKDHIDPLKIQLQRQPKPFPTLKFKRTLEEIKDIDGFKIDDFVVEGYNPHGKIEMKMSVSTIIFFDLCDSVFRVDPIINSL, encoded by the exons ATGGCATCCACATCTACAGCTGTTAACGGAAATGGTGTTAATGGACATGAAAGAGAAAACCCAGATCATG aggaatatcaatatctcGATTTAATTTCACGAATAATATCAATTGGACAATCAAGACCTGATAGAACTGGAACAGGTACTGTAGCATTATTTGCACCACCTAGTTTTcgattttctttatctaatggtattttaccattattaacTACTAAAAGAGTTTTTTTAAGAGGTGTTATAGCAGAATTATTATGGTTTATTAAAGGATCAACAGATGCTAATTTATTATCTGAACAAAATGTTAATATTTGGGAAGGTAATGGATCAAAAGATTTTTTGGAAAAAGTTGGTTTAGGTCatagaagaaaaggtgatttaggtccTGTATATGGATTTCAATGGAGACATTTTGGTGCGACATACAAAActgcagatgatgattataatgGACAAGGTGTAGATCAATTACAAGATGTTATaaataaaattaaaaataATCCAACtgatagaagaattattttAAGTGCTTGGAAtcctaaag ACCTCTCGTTAATGGCTTTACCACCATGTCACATGTTTTGTCAATTTTTCGTAACATTACCTGAAAACACAGGagataaaccaaaattaaGTTGTTTAATGTATCAAAGATCAtgtgatttaggtttaggtataccATTTAATATTGcttcatattcattattaACGCATATGATTGCTTTAATAACCGATTGTGAACCACATGAATTTATATTACAAATGGGTgattcacatatatataaagatcaTATAGATCCcttgaaaattcaattacaAAGACAACCAAAACCTTTCCCAACATTAAAATTCAAAAGaacattagaagaaataaaagatatagatgGTTTCAAAATCGATGATTTTGTTGTAGAAGGTTATAATCCTCATGGTAAAATCGAGATGAAAATGTCTGTAAGTACCATtatattctttgatttatGTGATTCTGTATTCCGAGTGGATCCAATCATTAATTCATTATGA